A portion of the archaeon BMS3Bbin15 genome contains these proteins:
- a CDS encoding CAAX amino terminal protease self- immunity, whose product MRNLSLKEGVLIFIATYIIAYGLGLNVIRNVGINNMKEYFNSYTFLAVQSFFSLTLITLTYLAMRRRKIKLGKLLKVSKHNLFLGFGLAVLLLVLEHGVTSVTDRFIGPSETQEIFLKATTTSIKSFFLLFFIGAVIAPVSEEVYFRGYMFGAMRRKLSIGPAAILNGIYFGAAHLDVSSFIAISILGAILAYTYEKKDSLFIVIIAHASLNATAILAAFLGYNF is encoded by the coding sequence ATGAGAAACTTGAGCCTGAAAGAAGGAGTTCTGATTTTTATTGCCACCTATATTATCGCCTATGGTCTGGGTTTAAACGTGATAAGAAATGTTGGCATAAATAATATGAAAGAATATTTTAACTCCTATACCTTTCTGGCTGTTCAGAGTTTCTTTTCTCTTACTCTTATTACACTCACATACCTTGCGATGAGAAGGAGAAAAATAAAACTCGGAAAGCTTTTAAAGGTAAGCAAGCACAACCTTTTCCTCGGTTTTGGTCTTGCAGTTCTTCTTCTTGTACTTGAACATGGTGTTACCTCGGTTACAGACAGGTTTATAGGCCCCAGTGAAACCCAAGAGATTTTCCTGAAGGCTACAACAACATCCATAAAGAGCTTCTTCCTTCTATTCTTTATTGGAGCGGTAATAGCTCCTGTAAGTGAAGAAGTATACTTCAGGGGATATATGTTCGGTGCCATGAGAAGAAAGCTTTCCATAGGTCCGGCTGCCATACTTAATGGTATTTATTTTGGTGCTGCCCATCTGGATGTATCATCCTTTATAGCTATTTCCATTCTAGGGGCTATTCTGGCTTATACCTATGAAAAGAAAGATTCACTGTTTATTGTCATAATTGCTCATGCTTCTCTGAATGCTACAGCCATTTTAGCTGCCTTTCTTGGTTATAATTTCTGA